One Betaproteobacteria bacterium genomic region harbors:
- a CDS encoding isochorismatase family protein — translation MRFRPALLLIDFVNTLDFDGGARLSRRAVAAARQTRRLKERAHAEGVPTIYVNDHFGDWSANFDAVLQRCERSRLGRGLVALLCPQPGDLSILKPRHSAFYGTPLEFLLAELRIDGLILTGLQAHICVLFSAHDAYLRRYRLWVPVGCVASETAADERAALRHMAEVTGAEIRPYSSLPNKSRLADAFGKQDKRTQRFGNG, via the coding sequence GTGCGCTTTCGTCCGGCCCTGCTGCTCATCGACTTCGTCAACACGCTCGACTTCGATGGCGGCGCCAGGCTCTCGCGGCGCGCCGTGGCGGCGGCGCGGCAGACCCGCCGGCTGAAGGAGCGGGCGCACGCTGAAGGCGTCCCGACGATCTACGTCAACGATCACTTCGGAGACTGGAGCGCGAACTTCGACGCGGTCTTACAACGCTGTGAGCGGTCGCGGCTCGGCAGGGGGTTGGTAGCCCTGCTGTGTCCGCAGCCGGGCGATCTTTCGATCCTCAAGCCGCGTCATTCCGCTTTCTACGGTACGCCGCTCGAGTTCCTGCTGGCCGAGTTGCGTATCGACGGTTTGATCCTGACGGGATTGCAGGCGCACATCTGTGTGCTGTTCAGCGCCCACGACGCATACCTGCGACGCTATAGGCTCTGGGTGCCGGTCGGATGCGTGGCCTCCGAAACGGCTGCGGACGAACGCGCGGCGTTGAGGCACATGGCCGAGGTGACGGGAGCCGAGATCCGGCCGTATTCGAGCCTGCCAAACAAGTCGCGGCTGGCGGACGCGTTCGGCAAGCAGGACAAGCGCACGCAGCGTTTTGGAAATGGATGA
- a CDS encoding glycosyltransferase, which translates to MKIAQVAPLFESVPPKGYGGTERVVAHLTDALVQAGHEVTLYASGDSRTLGKLVPSSKAALRLDPGCPDWHVWHTIMLDRVFAAAAAYDVIHFHVDILQMPLARVCPRPYVTTLHGRLDLPDLPPLFEHFCEHPVVSISDAQRLPLPKANWCATVHHGLPLDRYTFHRRPQDYFAFVGRVSPEKRLDRAIEIATACGTRLRVAAKVDPVDRIYFEREIRPLLENPLVEWIGEIDDAQKNDCIGNARALLFPIDWPEPFGLVMIEAFACGTPVIAYDRGSVPEVVEHGVTGYIVHDQEEALAAARRLDEIDRSRCRSRFEQRFTAATMAQRYLEVYARLGRSNKVLVAVA; encoded by the coding sequence ATGAAGATTGCTCAGGTTGCGCCGCTTTTCGAGAGCGTTCCGCCCAAGGGCTACGGCGGCACCGAGCGGGTGGTCGCGCATCTGACCGACGCGCTGGTGCAAGCGGGGCATGAGGTGACCCTCTACGCCAGCGGCGATTCGCGCACCCTGGGGAAGCTCGTGCCGAGCAGCAAGGCTGCGCTGCGTCTGGATCCGGGGTGCCCCGACTGGCACGTCTGGCATACGATCATGCTGGACCGGGTTTTCGCCGCTGCGGCCGCATACGACGTGATCCACTTCCATGTGGACATTCTGCAGATGCCGCTCGCGCGTGTCTGTCCCAGACCGTATGTCACCACTCTGCACGGGCGGCTCGATCTGCCCGATCTGCCGCCGTTGTTCGAGCATTTCTGCGAGCATCCCGTCGTCTCCATTTCGGACGCACAGCGCCTGCCGCTGCCGAAAGCCAACTGGTGCGCGACCGTGCACCACGGTTTGCCGCTCGATCGCTACACGTTTCACCGCCGGCCGCAGGACTACTTCGCCTTCGTCGGGCGGGTTTCTCCGGAGAAGCGGCTCGATCGCGCGATCGAGATCGCGACTGCCTGCGGCACGCGCCTGCGCGTGGCGGCCAAAGTCGACCCCGTCGATCGGATCTACTTCGAGCGCGAGATACGGCCGCTGCTGGAGAATCCCCTGGTGGAATGGATCGGCGAGATCGACGATGCGCAGAAGAACGACTGCATCGGCAACGCACGCGCGCTGCTGTTTCCGATCGACTGGCCGGAGCCGTTCGGCCTGGTGATGATCGAGGCTTTCGCGTGCGGTACGCCGGTGATCGCGTACGACCGAGGCTCGGTGCCCGAGGTGGTCGAGCACGGCGTTACAGGCTACATCGTCCACGATCAGGAAGAGGCGCTCGCTGCGGCGCGGCGATTGGATGAAATCGACCGCAGCCGGTGCCGGTCGCGCTTCGAGCAGCGCTTCACCGCGGCCACCATGGCGCAACGCTACCTCGAGGTGTATGCCCGCCTGGGGCGCTCCAACAAGGTGCTCGTCGCGGTGGCGTAG
- a CDS encoding amylo-alpha-1,6-glucosidase, producing the protein MSDRIQIGDQWYVAATSARPEDNPQVLKHGQTFVLFDRFGDVQALGSSDEGLYHDDTRFLSHQELTIDGARPLHLGSNTKDDSSLLLIELMNPDMRSAGPQGEVDVAKGTLHIFRAKLLFQGRCYEHIRFTNYGLMPVSAHVGMTFAADFVDLFEVRGMKRALRGERLPALVGEAEVALPYQGLDARLRRTRLCFDPRPARLSAAAAGFDIDLAPGQECHLYCTVVCEYEDEPGAGDDNGAVTSRLHYERALRRSNAELSSTQQERCVIETSNPLVNLWIDRSLSDLAMLTTELPTGPYPYAGVPWYSTTFGRDGAITARECLWIDPSAAKGVLAFLASTQATVEDAERDCEPGKILHEARRNEMARTGEIPFGRYYGSVDATPLFVALAGAYYRRTGDTAFIRAIWPNILHALEWIERYGDRDGDGFVEYARTSSEGLVQQGWKDSQDSIFHADGRLAEAPIALAEVQAYVYEAKLMASDLARLMGDAILAQRLCAEAMALKSRFEEAFWCERLGTYAIALDGAKRKCEVAASNAGHTLWTGIASRACAERIVGGFTAPDFFSGWGIRTLAATQARYNPMSYHNGSVWPHDNALIAVGMARYGYTEAAVRILTGMFEASLHFDQHRLPELFCGFPRRPGEGPTLYPVACSPQAWAAATVLALLQACLGIDLDVDKRALSLHSPRLPPFIDWVRIERLKLGEASVDVILNRYQNNVGIDILRREGDIAISVSV; encoded by the coding sequence ATGTCGGACCGCATACAGATCGGAGACCAGTGGTACGTCGCGGCCACCTCGGCGCGTCCCGAGGATAACCCTCAGGTCCTCAAGCACGGGCAGACCTTCGTCCTGTTCGACCGCTTCGGCGACGTCCAGGCGCTGGGCTCGAGCGACGAGGGGCTGTACCACGACGACACCCGCTTCCTGTCGCACCAGGAGCTCACCATCGACGGCGCGCGCCCGCTGCATCTCGGATCGAACACCAAGGACGACAGCAGCCTGCTCCTTATCGAGCTGATGAACCCGGATATGCGCTCGGCCGGGCCGCAGGGGGAGGTCGACGTTGCGAAGGGCACGCTGCACATCTTTCGCGCCAAGCTCTTGTTTCAGGGCCGCTGCTACGAGCACATCAGGTTCACCAATTACGGGCTCATGCCCGTCTCCGCTCACGTGGGCATGACCTTCGCCGCCGACTTCGTCGACCTGTTCGAAGTGCGTGGCATGAAGCGGGCGCTCCGAGGCGAGCGGCTGCCCGCTCTCGTCGGTGAGGCCGAAGTCGCGTTGCCGTATCAGGGGCTCGATGCGCGGCTGCGCCGCACGCGGCTGTGCTTCGATCCGCGTCCGGCCCGATTGTCGGCGGCGGCCGCGGGATTCGACATCGATCTCGCGCCGGGGCAGGAATGCCACCTCTATTGCACCGTCGTGTGCGAATACGAAGACGAGCCGGGCGCCGGGGACGACAACGGCGCCGTGACCTCCCGGCTGCACTACGAGCGCGCGCTGCGCAGAAGCAACGCCGAACTTAGCAGCACGCAGCAGGAGCGCTGCGTGATCGAGACTTCGAATCCGCTGGTCAACCTGTGGATCGACCGTTCGCTCTCCGACCTCGCCATGCTCACGACCGAGCTGCCGACCGGACCGTATCCGTATGCGGGCGTGCCCTGGTACTCGACCACGTTCGGCCGCGACGGCGCGATCACGGCGCGCGAATGTCTGTGGATCGACCCCTCGGCTGCCAAGGGCGTGCTCGCATTCCTCGCCTCGACGCAGGCAACCGTCGAGGACGCCGAGCGCGACTGCGAGCCGGGCAAGATCCTGCACGAGGCGCGCCGCAACGAAATGGCGCGCACGGGCGAGATCCCGTTCGGGCGCTACTATGGGAGCGTCGATGCAACGCCGTTGTTCGTCGCCTTGGCCGGCGCGTATTACCGCCGCACGGGCGACACGGCCTTCATTCGCGCGATCTGGCCGAACATCCTGCATGCGCTCGAATGGATCGAGCGCTACGGCGATCGCGACGGCGACGGCTTCGTCGAGTATGCGCGCACCAGCTCCGAAGGTCTGGTACAACAGGGCTGGAAGGACTCGCAGGACTCGATTTTCCATGCCGACGGCAGGCTTGCCGAGGCGCCGATCGCACTGGCCGAAGTGCAAGCCTACGTGTACGAAGCGAAGCTGATGGCTTCCGATCTGGCACGCCTGATGGGCGACGCCATCCTGGCGCAGCGGCTATGCGCCGAAGCGATGGCGCTCAAATCTCGTTTTGAGGAGGCTTTCTGGTGCGAGCGCCTGGGCACCTACGCCATCGCGCTCGACGGCGCCAAGCGCAAGTGCGAGGTGGCGGCATCCAACGCCGGTCATACGCTCTGGACCGGCATCGCTTCGCGCGCCTGCGCCGAGCGCATCGTGGGCGGTTTCACGGCGCCTGATTTCTTCAGCGGCTGGGGCATTCGCACGCTTGCCGCCACGCAGGCGCGCTATAACCCGATGTCGTATCACAACGGCTCCGTATGGCCGCACGACAACGCGCTTATCGCGGTCGGGATGGCGCGTTACGGATATACGGAAGCGGCGGTGCGAATCCTGACCGGCATGTTCGAGGCCAGCCTGCATTTCGATCAGCATCGGCTGCCGGAGCTGTTTTGCGGCTTTCCGCGCCGTCCGGGCGAAGGCCCCACCCTCTACCCGGTGGCGTGCTCGCCGCAGGCCTGGGCGGCCGCGACCGTGCTCGCACTGTTGCAGGCCTGCCTGGGGATCGACCTGGACGTCGACAAGCGCGCCCTCTCGCTGCACTCGCCGCGGCTCCCGCCCTTCATCGACTGGGTCCGCATCGAGCGCCTGAAGCTGGGCGAGGCGAGCGTCGACGTGATCCTCAATCGCTACCAGAACAACGTCGGGATCGACATCCTGCGCCGCGAGGGCGATATCGCGATCAGCGTCTCGGTATAG
- a CDS encoding catalase, with the protein MPTRKTRGPNARGGKAASPSSKTDTGKSKADTRESSARSTVSGPAAATRGRKPSPDPLLAKLEASNDLAASMPFNANKALEYGEIATAPQPGPIQEAPDPAATASTLTETSASNKVGDGEPQLGSNAAIAPLDRVRADSSGREMTTNQAVPVADNQHSLRAGMRGPALLEDFILREKITHFDHERIPERIVHARGSAAHGYFECYEPLTRYTRASLFAQAGKRTPVFVRFSTVIGERGSTDTARDVRGFAVKFYTDQGNWDLVGNNMPIFFIQDAMKFPDLVHAAKPEPHFAVPQASTAHDTFWDFISLMPESTHMMMWVMSDRAIPRSYRMMQGFGVHTFRLINAQGESHFVKFHWEPVLGTHSLDWDEAVKISGADPDFHRRDLWEAIESGQFPEYELGLQIFTEEQAEGFSFDVLDATKIVPEELVPVMPVGRMVLNRNPDNFFAETEQVAFCAAHIVPGIDFSHDPLLAGRIHSYVDTQISRLGGPNFHEIPINAPVAEVHNNQRDGMHRQAIHRGRVSYEPNSLAGGCPFQTGERGFTSFPQAEMESKVRAKPKLFADHYTQATLFWNSQTPVEKAHIVRAFRFELSKVQVRAVRERMVASLVNVARDLAQPVADGLGMALPPALPKALEQAPKPEVDNSPALSLMARPGNDSIATRRIAILAADGMDGKAASAVHAALVAAGAVPRFVAARLGPVRTAQGESIEIEVTFEITPSVVYDAMVVPCGRQAATQLLSLGHALEFAKDQYRHAKPILAIGSGRDFIEGAGIAFTLPSGDPDSGLIHASVEEIDAVLPRFIEAVARHRHHAREMDPPTV; encoded by the coding sequence ATGCCGACGCGCAAGACCAGAGGTCCCAACGCACGCGGAGGCAAGGCCGCGAGCCCCTCCAGCAAGACCGACACCGGAAAGAGCAAGGCAGACACTCGAGAGAGCAGCGCGCGCAGCACTGTAAGCGGTCCCGCAGCCGCGACTCGGGGGCGCAAGCCCAGCCCCGATCCGCTCCTGGCAAAGCTCGAAGCTTCCAACGACTTAGCGGCCTCGATGCCGTTCAACGCCAACAAGGCGCTCGAATACGGCGAGATCGCGACCGCACCGCAGCCCGGCCCGATCCAGGAAGCGCCCGACCCCGCCGCCACAGCGAGCACGCTCACCGAAACGTCCGCCTCGAACAAGGTCGGCGATGGCGAGCCGCAGCTCGGCAGCAACGCGGCCATCGCACCGCTCGATCGCGTGCGCGCTGATTCGAGCGGCCGAGAGATGACCACGAACCAGGCCGTCCCGGTCGCCGACAACCAGCACTCGCTCCGAGCCGGAATGCGAGGCCCCGCGCTGCTGGAAGACTTCATCCTGCGCGAGAAGATCACGCACTTCGACCACGAGCGCATTCCGGAGCGGATCGTGCACGCGCGAGGTTCGGCCGCTCACGGCTATTTCGAATGCTACGAGCCGCTCACGCGCTACACGCGCGCATCGCTATTCGCCCAAGCCGGCAAGCGCACGCCCGTGTTCGTGCGCTTCTCCACCGTGATCGGCGAGCGCGGATCGACCGATACCGCCCGCGACGTGCGCGGCTTCGCGGTCAAGTTCTATACCGACCAGGGCAACTGGGACCTGGTGGGCAATAACATGCCGATATTCTTCATCCAGGATGCGATGAAGTTTCCCGACCTCGTCCATGCAGCGAAGCCCGAGCCGCATTTCGCCGTGCCGCAGGCATCGACCGCGCACGACACCTTCTGGGATTTCATCTCGCTCATGCCGGAGTCGACGCACATGATGATGTGGGTCATGTCGGATCGCGCGATCCCTCGCAGCTATCGCATGATGCAGGGGTTCGGGGTGCACACGTTCCGCCTGATCAACGCGCAGGGCGAATCGCACTTCGTCAAGTTCCACTGGGAGCCGGTGCTGGGCACGCACTCGCTCGATTGGGATGAAGCGGTGAAGATCTCGGGCGCCGACCCCGACTTCCACCGCCGGGATTTGTGGGAGGCGATCGAATCCGGCCAGTTTCCCGAGTACGAGCTCGGCCTGCAGATCTTCACCGAGGAGCAGGCCGAAGGCTTCAGCTTCGACGTCCTGGACGCAACCAAGATCGTGCCGGAGGAGCTGGTCCCGGTCATGCCGGTGGGGCGGATGGTGCTCAATCGCAACCCGGACAACTTCTTCGCCGAAACCGAGCAGGTCGCCTTTTGCGCGGCGCACATCGTGCCGGGCATCGATTTCTCGCACGATCCGCTGCTCGCCGGGCGCATCCACTCGTATGTCGACACCCAGATCTCGCGCCTGGGCGGACCGAACTTCCACGAGATCCCGATCAATGCGCCGGTAGCCGAAGTTCACAACAACCAACGCGACGGCATGCACCGGCAGGCGATTCACCGCGGACGGGTGAGCTACGAGCCCAATTCTCTCGCCGGCGGCTGCCCGTTCCAGACCGGCGAGCGGGGCTTCACGTCGTTCCCGCAGGCCGAGATGGAATCGAAGGTGCGCGCGAAGCCCAAGCTCTTCGCCGACCATTACACCCAGGCGACGTTGTTCTGGAACAGCCAGACGCCGGTCGAAAAGGCGCACATCGTGCGCGCCTTCCGCTTCGAGCTCTCGAAGGTGCAGGTACGCGCGGTGCGCGAGCGGATGGTCGCCTCGCTCGTGAATGTCGCGCGCGATCTGGCCCAGCCGGTGGCGGACGGGCTCGGCATGGCGCTGCCGCCGGCGCTGCCGAAAGCGCTGGAGCAGGCGCCCAAGCCCGAGGTCGACAATTCCCCCGCACTGTCACTCATGGCGCGTCCGGGCAACGACAGCATCGCAACGCGCCGCATCGCGATCCTGGCAGCCGACGGCATGGATGGAAAGGCTGCTAGCGCGGTGCACGCCGCGCTCGTCGCAGCGGGGGCAGTGCCACGCTTCGTCGCGGCGCGGCTGGGGCCGGTGCGCACCGCACAGGGCGAGAGCATCGAGATCGAGGTCACGTTCGAGATAACACCTTCGGTGGTCTATGACGCCATGGTCGTGCCCTGCGGCAGACAAGCGGCGACGCAGCTGCTGAGCCTCGGCCATGCGCTCGAGTTCGCCAAGGACCAGTACCGGCATGCGAAGCCGATTCTCGCTATCGGCTCCGGCCGCGACTTCATCGAAGGCGCCGGCATCGCCTTCACCCTGCCCTCGGGCGATCCCGACAGCGGGCTCATCCATGCGAGCGTCGAGGAGATCGACGCCGTGCTGCCGCGGTTCATCGAAGCCGTGGCGCGGCACCGTCATCATGCCCGCGAGATGGACCCGCCCACGGTCTGA